A genomic region of Microlunatus sagamiharensis contains the following coding sequences:
- a CDS encoding HRDC domain-containing protein produces the protein MTAAPPPEPTRSPAPAETSEEAAEAPGVPLLTQPADGVPDVVTTPEALLRTIEALAAGTGPVAVDAERAHGFRYSQRAYLLQLRRKGSGTHLIDPIAFGHTDDDGTFVAADLSELRRAIVDAEWVVHAASQDLPCLFEVGLLPTRIFDTELAARLLGYPRVALGTMVEQTFGVRLLKEHSAADWSTRPLPTDWLTYAALDVELLVELRDALAAQLDEQGKRAWAEEEFAALVAGAGAAPKRRTDPWRRTSGIHRVRTRRGLGLVAGLWNARDAIARQLDRAPGRILPDAAIAEVAVVAAPGRDALRRVPAFARRQAKRHESDWLAAIAAVEQTPDTELPALHLAAEGPPQTRVWASKNPEAASRLSRAREALAARAEELDLPVENLLTPDHVRRLAWKPPEELTHASVDAALAAAGARPWQRAQTVDLLLDALTEPQVTHE, from the coding sequence TTGACCGCCGCACCACCTCCCGAGCCCACGCGCTCGCCCGCGCCCGCCGAGACCTCGGAGGAGGCCGCGGAGGCCCCTGGGGTCCCGCTGCTGACCCAGCCCGCCGACGGGGTCCCCGACGTCGTCACGACGCCCGAGGCGCTGCTGCGCACGATCGAGGCGCTGGCCGCCGGGACCGGGCCGGTCGCCGTCGACGCGGAGCGCGCGCACGGCTTCCGCTACAGCCAACGCGCCTACCTGCTGCAGCTGCGCCGGAAGGGTTCGGGGACGCACCTGATCGACCCCATCGCCTTCGGCCACACCGACGACGACGGCACCTTCGTCGCCGCCGACCTGTCCGAGCTGCGTCGCGCCATCGTCGACGCCGAGTGGGTCGTGCACGCCGCCAGCCAGGACCTGCCCTGCCTCTTCGAGGTCGGCCTGCTGCCGACGCGGATCTTCGACACCGAGCTCGCCGCCCGGCTGCTCGGCTACCCCCGCGTCGCGCTCGGCACCATGGTCGAGCAGACCTTCGGGGTTCGGCTGCTCAAGGAGCACTCGGCCGCCGACTGGTCGACGCGGCCGCTGCCCACCGACTGGCTGACCTACGCCGCGCTGGACGTCGAGCTGCTGGTCGAGCTCCGCGACGCGCTCGCCGCCCAGCTCGACGAGCAGGGCAAGCGGGCCTGGGCCGAGGAGGAGTTCGCGGCGCTGGTCGCCGGGGCCGGTGCGGCACCCAAGCGGCGCACGGACCCGTGGCGGCGCACCTCCGGCATCCACCGCGTGCGGACCCGGCGCGGGCTCGGCCTGGTCGCCGGGCTCTGGAACGCCCGCGACGCGATCGCGCGGCAGCTGGACCGGGCGCCCGGGCGGATCCTGCCCGACGCCGCCATCGCCGAGGTCGCCGTCGTCGCCGCGCCCGGGCGCGACGCCCTGCGCCGGGTGCCGGCCTTCGCCCGCCGCCAGGCCAAGCGCCACGAGTCCGACTGGCTCGCCGCCATCGCCGCGGTCGAGCAGACGCCGGACACCGAGCTGCCCGCCCTGCACCTCGCCGCCGAGGGCCCGCCGCAGACGCGGGTCTGGGCGTCCAAGAACCCGGAGGCCGCGAGCCGGCTCTCCCGGGCCCGCGAGGCGCTCGCCGCCCGGGCCGAGGAGCTCGACCTCCCCGTCGAGAACCTCCTCACGCCCGACCACGTCCGCCGTCTCGCCTGGAAGCCGCCGGAGGAGCTGACCCACGCGTCGGTCGACGCCGCGCTCGCCGCCGCCGGTGCCCGACCGTGGCAGCGCGCGCAGACCGTCGACCTGCTGCTCGACGCGCTGACGGAGCCACAAGTTACTCACGAGTAA
- a CDS encoding DUF3000 domain-containing protein, with the protein MAARTDAVPAPAEFRRALDALATATWRPELAVEDIPAPQRIAPFSAAVTADVVVGDDEVGNGRLVLLHDPAGNDAWQGTFRCVTFARADVDPEMVTDPLLARVGWSWLLDALEAHGAAYTAPSGTVTSVASESFGGMAENEPRAEVEVRASWTAVLDDGLGLDAHLAAWAELLCTTAGLPPLPAGVVAMPPRRGTPSRSTRRR; encoded by the coding sequence GTGGCCGCGCGCACCGATGCCGTCCCCGCCCCCGCGGAGTTCCGGCGAGCCCTGGACGCGCTGGCGACGGCGACCTGGAGACCCGAGCTCGCCGTGGAGGACATCCCGGCCCCGCAGCGCATCGCGCCCTTCTCCGCCGCCGTCACCGCCGACGTGGTCGTGGGCGACGACGAGGTGGGCAACGGCCGCCTGGTGCTGCTGCACGACCCCGCGGGCAACGACGCGTGGCAGGGGACCTTCCGCTGCGTCACCTTCGCCCGCGCCGACGTCGACCCCGAGATGGTCACCGACCCGCTGCTCGCGCGCGTCGGCTGGTCGTGGCTGCTCGACGCCCTCGAGGCCCACGGGGCCGCGTACACGGCGCCGAGCGGCACGGTCACCTCGGTGGCCAGCGAGTCGTTCGGGGGCATGGCGGAGAACGAGCCGCGCGCCGAGGTCGAGGTCCGCGCGTCCTGGACCGCCGTGCTCGACGACGGGCTCGGCCTCGACGCGCACCTGGCCGCCTGGGCGGAACTACTGTGTACGACGGCGGGCCTCCCCCCGCTGCCCGCAGGTGTGGTGGCCATGCCACCCCGGCGGGGCACGCCGAGCCGAAGCACCCGGAGACGTTGA
- the hemE gene encoding uroporphyrinogen decarboxylase gives MLDASSTLLVRACRREQGDGLPVWFMRQAGRSLPEYKRVREGIAMLDSCARPDLVTEITLQPVRRYGVDAAIFYSDIMVPLKAAGVDLDIVPGRGPVVAEPVRDRAGLDRLVPPEPGDLSFVTEAVRLLVAELGETPLIGFAGAPFTLASYLVEGGPSKDYARTKALMVGDPGLWHDLCTRLAGLSAHFLRTQVDAGASAVQLFDSWAGSLSAADYERQAQPHSAGVLAGVADVPRIHFGVGTGELLTRMGAAGADVVGVDWRIPLAEASARIGPAYAVQGNLDPALLGAPWPVLAERVREVVRSGAQAPGHVFNLGHGVPPDTDPGVLGRVVDLVHAEGPALRAEARAA, from the coding sequence GTGCTCGACGCCTCCTCGACCCTGCTCGTCCGGGCCTGCCGGAGGGAGCAGGGCGACGGCCTGCCCGTGTGGTTCATGCGCCAGGCGGGCCGGTCGCTGCCGGAGTACAAGCGGGTGCGCGAGGGCATCGCGATGCTCGACAGCTGCGCGCGTCCCGACCTCGTCACCGAGATCACCCTGCAGCCGGTGCGCCGCTACGGCGTCGACGCGGCGATCTTCTACTCCGACATCATGGTCCCGCTCAAGGCGGCCGGGGTCGACCTCGACATCGTGCCCGGCCGCGGTCCCGTCGTCGCCGAGCCGGTGCGCGACCGGGCCGGCCTCGACCGGCTCGTGCCCCCCGAGCCGGGAGACCTGTCCTTCGTCACCGAGGCCGTGCGGCTGCTGGTCGCCGAGCTGGGGGAGACGCCGCTCATCGGCTTCGCCGGCGCCCCCTTCACCCTGGCCAGCTACCTCGTCGAGGGCGGGCCGAGCAAGGACTACGCGCGGACCAAGGCGCTGATGGTCGGCGACCCCGGGCTGTGGCACGACCTCTGCACGCGCCTGGCGGGGCTCTCCGCGCACTTCCTGCGCACGCAGGTGGACGCGGGCGCCTCCGCGGTGCAGCTCTTCGACTCCTGGGCCGGCAGCCTGTCGGCCGCCGACTACGAGCGCCAGGCCCAGCCCCACTCGGCCGGCGTGCTGGCCGGCGTCGCCGACGTCCCGCGCATCCACTTCGGTGTCGGGACCGGCGAGCTGCTGACCCGGATGGGCGCGGCGGGGGCCGACGTCGTCGGCGTCGACTGGCGGATCCCGCTCGCCGAGGCGAGCGCGCGGATCGGGCCGGCGTACGCGGTGCAGGGCAACCTCGACCCCGCGCTGCTCGGGGCGCCGTGGCCGGTGCTCGCCGAGCGGGTGCGCGAGGTCGTCCGCTCCGGCGCGCAGGCCCCGGGCCACGTCTTCAACCTCGGCCACGGCGTCCCGCCGGACACCGACCCCGGCGTCCTCGGCCGGGTCGTCGACCTGGTGCACGCGGAGGGCCCGGCGCTGCGTGCGGAGGCCCGCGCGGCGTGA